In the genome of Bacteroidales bacterium, one region contains:
- a CDS encoding alkaline phosphatase gives MKPFKTLNQIKKISFVLFTITIVSALLWSSCDSNNKAQKQNRAKYVFYFIGDGMGLSHIILTESYLAAISDNNHSTPRLNMTQMEHVGLARTHAKNRLITGSAAAGTALATGSKTTINTIGMTADKKEPLYSIAHSARKANYKVGMISSVTINHATPAAFYAHVPERSQYYDIGLQIGESNFDLFGGGGFDQITGKDKDKQSLIEILSNKGFNVLSSNNEFLSLQKLDKSLIFINQNLDTENAMQYAIDFNETDLTLAQTVAKATELLYNSDGFFLMVEGGKIDWANHSNDAATSIRDIIDFDNSIAIALEFYKRHPENTLIVVCSDHETGGLSLGNREGKYESNPALLKYQQVSVDSLSRILKNYREVKKQNVNFAEIADTLKKYVGIGNSEMELTKEELTDLENCFNNAVKRNSDKTDSEMFKLASKAINILASKAGIAWATGAHTWQPTMVFASGTGSELFAGFHDNTDLAWKLAELMQIEHINDKK, from the coding sequence ATGAAACCATTTAAAACCCTAAATCAAATTAAAAAAATCTCGTTTGTCTTATTTACAATTACCATTGTATCAGCATTACTTTGGAGTAGTTGCGACAGTAATAATAAAGCACAAAAACAAAACAGAGCAAAATATGTGTTCTATTTTATTGGCGATGGAATGGGACTTTCGCATATAATCCTAACAGAAAGCTATTTAGCAGCAATATCAGACAACAACCATAGCACGCCACGTTTAAATATGACCCAGATGGAGCATGTCGGATTAGCCCGAACGCACGCAAAAAACAGACTTATAACAGGTAGCGCGGCAGCGGGTACTGCGTTGGCAACTGGCTCTAAAACAACGATTAACACCATTGGAATGACGGCAGACAAAAAAGAGCCGTTATATTCAATCGCCCACTCTGCAAGGAAAGCAAACTATAAAGTTGGAATGATATCGTCAGTAACAATCAACCACGCTACGCCGGCAGCTTTTTATGCTCACGTTCCCGAAAGAAGCCAATATTATGATATAGGATTACAAATAGGTGAATCAAATTTTGACCTTTTTGGCGGAGGTGGTTTTGATCAAATAACTGGCAAGGATAAAGACAAACAATCACTGATTGAAATACTGTCAAACAAAGGATTTAACGTACTAAGCAGTAACAACGAGTTTTTGAGCTTACAGAAATTAGATAAAAGTCTTATTTTCATTAATCAGAACCTCGATACTGAAAACGCTATGCAGTACGCCATAGATTTTAACGAAACGGATTTAACTCTGGCACAAACAGTTGCAAAAGCTACAGAACTTCTCTACAATTCCGATGGTTTTTTCTTAATGGTTGAGGGCGGAAAAATCGACTGGGCAAATCACTCAAATGATGCTGCTACGAGTATTCGCGATATTATAGATTTTGACAACTCAATAGCTATTGCGTTAGAGTTTTACAAAAGACATCCCGAAAATACGTTAATTGTAGTCTGCTCTGACCACGAGACAGGCGGGCTAAGCCTCGGCAATCGTGAAGGTAAATATGAAAGCAATCCCGCATTGTTAAAATATCAACAAGTATCAGTAGACTCATTATCGAGGATTTTAAAAAACTACAGAGAGGTAAAAAAACAGAATGTCAACTTTGCCGAAATTGCCGACACATTGAAAAAATATGTTGGAATTGGGAATTCTGAAATGGAATTAACTAAAGAAGAGTTAACCGATTTGGAGAACTGCTTTAACAACGCCGTGAAACGCAATTCCGACAAAACTGACTCTGAAATGTTTAAACTCGCGTCAAAAGCAATTAATATTTTAGCTTCGAAAGCTGGAATTGCTTGGGCAACAGGTGCACACACATGGCAACCAACTATGGTGTTTGCAAGCGGAACTGGTTCTGAACTTTTTGCAGGATTCCATGATAATACCGACTTGGCTTGGAAACTAGCCGAACTTATGCAAATTGAACATATAAACGATAAAAAATAG
- a CDS encoding sulfatase-like hydrolase/transferase produces MKNYIQTQKLLLYRLLLIIAAYSVCRFLFYIFNTNYFRVDAIELLIAFVAGLRFDISAILYTNFIFILLHLIPGEWKYRKQVQKITFWIFIIVNSTFLLLNFIDIEYYSFVNKRSTWDLFYFVQTSGDIWNLIPVFIIDYWHIILLWGLTVFGLFKLYPGKKHEYRKTKLTLKTATYQTAISVAIFGLMIIGARGGLQLRPINTLTAVKYLKPNKVALVTNSTFTLINSYSPDRIEEVNYFPQKQLSDIFTPKQIYHQTKLPTKKNVIILILESFSAEYSLLLSGNDFGYTPFLDSLMLKSCYFTRAYSNCKKSMEALPAIISGIPALLENPYITSQYNSNMINSLPIVLEKYNYETFFFHGGINGTMGFDNFSKAAGIDNYIGQNEYVGNKADFDGSWGIYDEPYLQYIANYLDTVKSPFFAGIFTLSSHHPYKIPNEYSGKFPKGNIPILESIGYADYALQQFFDRISKSDWYKNTLFVLTADHTAQSYTPEFANMHGNYRIPLVFFDPSNEDMIGAKNHVVQQTDIFPSVINYLNLKDTILCYGTSVFNRDSGWAINYLNNVYQLIADSLLIQFDGEKLIGVYDPLNDKLLNKNLVKQHNYRELTELQLLKAIIQDYRYRLINNKLAVMPR; encoded by the coding sequence GTGAAAAATTATATACAAACTCAAAAGTTACTTTTATACAGGCTACTGCTGATTATAGCGGCATACTCTGTTTGTAGATTTTTGTTCTATATTTTTAACACCAACTATTTTCGTGTTGATGCTATCGAACTTTTGATAGCGTTTGTTGCCGGGTTGCGGTTTGACATATCAGCAATATTATATACAAACTTTATTTTCATACTGTTACATCTTATTCCAGGTGAGTGGAAATATCGTAAACAGGTTCAAAAGATCACATTTTGGATATTTATTATTGTTAACTCTACCTTTTTACTACTCAACTTTATTGATATTGAATACTATTCTTTCGTTAACAAACGCTCAACATGGGACTTGTTCTATTTTGTACAAACAAGCGGTGATATATGGAACTTGATACCTGTTTTTATTATCGATTACTGGCACATAATATTGCTTTGGGGATTAACTGTTTTTGGATTATTTAAACTATACCCCGGGAAAAAACATGAGTATAGAAAAACAAAGCTTACCTTAAAAACAGCTACATATCAAACAGCTATATCTGTTGCAATTTTTGGCTTAATGATAATAGGTGCTCGAGGAGGCTTGCAATTAAGGCCCATAAATACACTTACGGCAGTAAAATATTTAAAACCCAACAAAGTTGCATTGGTAACTAACTCAACATTCACACTAATAAACTCATACTCGCCTGACAGAATTGAAGAAGTAAACTATTTTCCGCAAAAACAGTTGTCAGATATTTTCACACCTAAACAAATATATCATCAGACAAAATTGCCTACGAAAAAAAATGTAATAATACTTATTTTAGAGAGTTTCAGTGCAGAATACAGCCTTCTTTTGTCGGGAAATGATTTTGGATATACACCGTTTTTAGATAGTCTAATGCTGAAGTCGTGTTATTTTACACGTGCATACTCAAATTGCAAGAAGTCAATGGAAGCGTTGCCCGCAATAATAAGTGGAATACCAGCACTTTTAGAAAATCCTTATATTACAAGCCAGTACAATTCTAACATGATTAATTCATTGCCAATTGTTTTAGAAAAATACAACTACGAAACATTTTTTTTCCATGGCGGAATAAACGGAACAATGGGTTTCGACAATTTTTCAAAGGCTGCCGGTATTGACAACTATATTGGGCAGAACGAATATGTTGGCAATAAAGCAGATTTTGATGGTAGCTGGGGTATTTACGATGAGCCTTATCTTCAATATATTGCCAACTATCTTGATACTGTAAAATCTCCGTTTTTTGCCGGTATTTTTACGTTGTCGTCACATCATCCGTACAAAATACCGAACGAATATTCAGGAAAATTTCCAAAAGGGAATATCCCAATATTGGAATCAATTGGCTACGCCGATTATGCATTGCAACAATTTTTCGACAGGATTTCCAAATCAGATTGGTACAAAAACACACTTTTTGTTTTAACCGCCGACCATACAGCACAAAGCTACACTCCCGAATTTGCCAATATGCACGGAAACTACAGAATACCGTTGGTGTTTTTTGACCCCTCCAACGAGGATATGATAGGTGCTAAAAACCATGTAGTGCAACAGACCGATATTTTCCCTTCGGTGATTAATTATCTTAACCTAAAAGATACAATTTTATGTTATGGTACTTCGGTATTTAATCGTGATTCTGGTTGGGCTATAAATTATCTCAATAATGTTTACCAATTAATTGCCGATTCACTGCTAATTCAATTTGATGGCGAAAAGCTGATCGGTGTGTATGACCCATTGAACGATAAGCTTTTGAATAAAAATTTAGTTAAACAACACAACTATCGAGAACTTACAGAATTACAGTTACTGAAAGCCATTATTCAAGACTATCGCTACAGATTAATAAACAACAAGTTAGCGGTAATGCCAAGGTAG
- a CDS encoding pyridoxamine 5'-phosphate oxidase family protein, with protein sequence MRRTIWITEDEQINEVIKSADTCSLAMVDENGKPYVILMNFGYKDGVFYFHSDPKGKKIDCLKRNPSVSIALSTNHRYFHQNENVACSYGLSYRSLYAQGEIKFIEDKEQKIEALKIFMKQYSDKDFTFSDPAVNNVIVFILKPKELKCKQYGKL encoded by the coding sequence ATGAGAAGAACTATATGGATAACAGAAGATGAGCAGATTAATGAGGTAATAAAAAGTGCCGATACGTGTAGCCTTGCTATGGTTGACGAAAACGGAAAACCTTACGTTATACTGATGAATTTCGGATACAAAGACGGTGTTTTCTATTTTCACAGCGACCCAAAAGGTAAAAAAATAGATTGTTTGAAAAGAAACCCTAGTGTGTCAATTGCACTTAGCACAAATCATCGGTATTTTCATCAAAACGAAAACGTAGCTTGCTCCTACGGATTGAGTTACAGAAGTTTATATGCACAAGGAGAAATTAAATTCATTGAAGATAAGGAACAGAAAATTGAGGCTTTGAAAATTTTTATGAAACAGTACTCAGATAAAGATTTCACATTCAGCGACCCGGCAGTTAACAACGTTATTGTATTTATATTAAAGCCTAAAGAATTAAAATGTAAACAGTACGGTAAACTATAA